One stretch of Candidatus Bathyarchaeia archaeon DNA includes these proteins:
- the clpB gene encoding ATP-dependent chaperone ClpB produces MSLENFTIKSQEAIQKAIEIASSKQNQAIEPVHLLKGMLLVDENVVPYLLKKLGVNMTVFSASLDGLIDSLPKVSGGQNYLSSNSDKALKKAQKLASESQDKFVSIEQLLLAILPLGDSAARLLQSSGVSEKELKEAIKQLRKGSTVNSQTTDETYNALNRFAINLNERARTGKLDPVIGRDEEIRRVLQILSRRTKNNPILIGEPGVGKTAIAEGIAHRIVNGDVPENLKSKQIYSLDMGALIAGAKYKGEFEERLKSVVKEVVSSEGEIVLFIDEIHTLVGAGAGEGAMDAANILKPALARGDLRAIGATTLKEYQKYFEKDKALERRFQPVMVTEPDTLSAISILRGLKERYEVFHHVRIKDEAIIAAVELSQRYISERFLPDKAIDLIDEAASKLRLEINSAPEELETIERKIRQLEIEREAIKREKDEAKLKALNQEIANLSEERNKLKARWQAEKDIVEQIQVKKNEIEQLKFEDEDANRRGDLEKVAEIRYGKIPKATQTIEDLKQKLSGVQKDSPLINEEVDAEEIAEVVSHWTGIPVSRMLQSEKQKLLSLETELHIRVVGQEDAVQAVSDAIRRSRAGLQDPKRPIGSFIFLGTTGVGKTELAKALADFLFNNENNMVRIDMSEYQERHTVSRLVGAPPGYVGYEESGQLTEAVRRKPYAVVLLDEIEKAHPDVFNILLQVLDDGRLTDNKGRTVDFKNTIIIMTSNVGSHIIQENLEKATADNRELIWNQTKDQVFNLLKKTIKPEFLNRVDEIIMFQPLSEAEVKKIVENQLKAVQQMLEKNNVNVEFTEKAVDYVAKVGFDPQFGARPIKRVIQRSVLNELSKIILEEKVSRDSVIVVDEQNGALVFKNKP; encoded by the coding sequence ATGAGCCTAGAAAATTTTACAATTAAATCCCAAGAAGCAATTCAAAAAGCCATCGAAATAGCTTCTTCAAAACAAAACCAAGCCATCGAACCCGTGCACCTTCTAAAAGGCATGTTGCTGGTTGACGAGAACGTAGTTCCTTACCTGCTAAAGAAACTGGGCGTGAACATGACTGTTTTTTCGGCTTCCCTTGACGGTCTTATTGATTCTCTGCCTAAGGTTAGCGGTGGACAAAACTACCTGTCTTCTAACTCTGACAAAGCCTTAAAAAAAGCCCAAAAGTTGGCGTCGGAAAGCCAAGACAAATTTGTTTCCATTGAACAGTTGCTTTTAGCAATCTTGCCTTTGGGTGATTCGGCTGCTCGGCTCCTTCAGAGCAGTGGCGTTTCAGAAAAAGAACTTAAAGAAGCAATTAAGCAATTGAGAAAGGGATCAACTGTGAATTCCCAAACTACAGATGAAACCTACAATGCCCTCAACAGGTTTGCAATTAACCTTAACGAGCGGGCAAGAACTGGAAAACTGGACCCCGTAATCGGCAGAGACGAAGAAATCCGCCGTGTCCTACAAATCCTCTCTCGAAGAACAAAAAACAACCCTATCCTAATCGGCGAACCAGGAGTGGGCAAAACAGCCATCGCAGAAGGCATAGCCCACCGCATAGTCAACGGCGATGTTCCCGAAAACCTCAAGTCAAAACAGATTTACTCGCTTGACATGGGTGCATTGATTGCAGGCGCAAAATATAAGGGCGAATTTGAGGAGCGCCTAAAAAGCGTCGTGAAAGAGGTGGTTTCCTCAGAAGGCGAAATTGTACTTTTCATTGACGAAATTCATACGTTGGTCGGAGCAGGAGCTGGCGAGGGAGCCATGGACGCCGCCAACATCTTAAAACCTGCCTTGGCGAGAGGTGACTTGCGTGCAATCGGCGCGACCACTCTTAAAGAGTACCAGAAATATTTTGAAAAAGACAAGGCGCTGGAAAGACGCTTCCAACCTGTCATGGTCACCGAACCCGACACGTTATCCGCCATCTCAATTCTTCGCGGTCTTAAGGAACGTTACGAAGTGTTTCATCATGTCAGAATTAAGGATGAAGCCATAATTGCCGCCGTAGAGCTTTCTCAGCGGTACATTTCGGAGCGGTTTCTGCCCGATAAAGCCATTGACCTGATTGACGAGGCAGCCTCAAAGCTCCGCTTAGAAATCAACTCGGCACCTGAAGAGCTGGAAACCATCGAGCGCAAGATTCGCCAGTTGGAAATTGAGCGTGAAGCCATAAAACGGGAAAAAGACGAAGCAAAACTCAAAGCGTTAAATCAGGAAATCGCTAACCTGAGCGAAGAGCGTAATAAACTGAAAGCGCGGTGGCAAGCTGAAAAGGACATCGTGGAGCAAATCCAAGTCAAGAAAAACGAAATTGAACAGCTAAAATTTGAAGACGAAGACGCCAACCGCAGGGGCGACTTGGAGAAAGTTGCGGAAATACGATACGGCAAAATCCCCAAAGCCACCCAAACCATTGAGGATTTGAAGCAGAAACTTTCCGGGGTTCAGAAAGACTCTCCTTTAATTAACGAAGAGGTGGATGCCGAAGAGATTGCGGAGGTGGTTTCCCACTGGACTGGCATACCTGTTAGTCGGATGCTGCAAAGTGAGAAGCAGAAACTGCTCAGCCTCGAAACAGAGCTTCATATTCGTGTTGTTGGGCAAGAGGATGCAGTCCAAGCAGTTTCCGATGCGATTCGGCGAAGCCGCGCAGGGTTGCAGGATCCAAAGCGTCCTATCGGCTCCTTCATTTTCCTTGGCACCACAGGCGTAGGCAAAACAGAGCTCGCAAAGGCACTGGCGGATTTCCTTTTCAACAACGAAAACAACATGGTCCGCATTGACATGTCCGAGTATCAGGAAAGGCACACGGTTTCCCGACTGGTTGGTGCCCCTCCAGGTTATGTTGGTTACGAGGAAAGCGGGCAGTTAACCGAGGCTGTACGGCGAAAACCTTACGCGGTTGTGCTTTTGGATGAAATCGAAAAGGCGCACCCCGACGTCTTTAATATCCTGCTGCAGGTCTTAGATGACGGCAGATTAACCGATAACAAAGGCCGCACAGTGGACTTTAAGAACACAATAATAATCATGACCTCAAACGTCGGCTCCCACATCATCCAAGAAAATCTAGAAAAAGCAACCGCTGATAACCGGGAACTAATCTGGAACCAGACCAAAGATCAAGTTTTCAATCTGCTCAAAAAAACCATAAAACCAGAGTTTCTCAACCGCGTTGACGAAATAATCATGTTCCAGCCACTTAGCGAAGCGGAAGTCAAAAAAATCGTTGAGAATCAACTCAAAGCAGTCCAGCAGATGCTTGAGAAGAACAACGTTAACGTTGAATTCACAGAAAAAGCTGTTGACTATGTTGCCAAGGTAGGGTTTGACCCCCAGTTTGGCGCCCGACCCATCAAGCGGGTTATTCAAAGAAGCGTTCTTAACGAGTTGTCCAAGATTATCTTGGAGGAGAAGGTTAGCAGGGATTCGGTTATTGTGGTTGACGAGCAGAACGGTGCATTAGTCTTCAAAAACAAACCATAG
- a CDS encoding ABC transporter permease has translation MGVKTLLSHSFRIAKKDLTELFRNRLGLVMLIVMPLFMMAMIGFIYPSNGATVTDLPVALVNEDAGFGNSTIPSQAFLMGLQQINDQTHMLKLSDAASIDEIRDKVQKGELNGGIVVPSNFSTCIMTGEQGTIIIITDQSNPTISATMQAALTATFDQMGTLLAQQKVQLLNSTVTADNSLAVVKPYNVQTEGVVPGNPSYFDFIAPGIMAMTVMMSVMTGLPVAISQEKEIGTMDGMMVAPISRLSIILGKTLAQTARGLLQGAIILALAVGLFGVTIHGNIFLVFGLLLLGVFAFVGLGVVITSFAKDQETAQMMMTTLMFPMMFLSGVLFPIQQMPWYMQTISHFLPLTYAADALRKVMVLGAGIPAIANELIILIAFGVVMTSIAVPVFRRLMTR, from the coding sequence ATGGGCGTAAAAACTCTTCTCTCCCACAGCTTCCGCATCGCTAAGAAAGACCTAACTGAACTGTTCCGAAATCGACTGGGGCTAGTCATGCTGATAGTGATGCCTCTGTTCATGATGGCCATGATTGGCTTCATTTACCCCTCCAACGGCGCAACCGTTACCGACCTGCCTGTTGCCTTGGTAAATGAGGATGCAGGTTTTGGTAACTCAACAATTCCCAGCCAAGCATTCCTGATGGGTTTGCAGCAGATTAACGACCAAACCCACATGCTAAAGCTCTCAGACGCAGCAAGCATTGACGAAATTCGCGATAAAGTGCAGAAAGGAGAGCTAAACGGGGGAATTGTGGTACCTAGCAATTTCTCTACATGTATCATGACGGGTGAACAGGGAACCATAATCATAATAACCGATCAGTCCAACCCAACAATCTCCGCTACAATGCAAGCGGCGTTGACAGCAACCTTTGACCAAATGGGAACCTTGCTTGCTCAGCAAAAAGTTCAACTGCTAAACTCCACAGTCACCGCTGATAACTCCCTTGCAGTCGTGAAACCCTACAACGTCCAAACCGAAGGCGTGGTTCCAGGAAACCCCAGCTACTTTGACTTCATAGCCCCTGGTATCATGGCAATGACTGTTATGATGAGTGTCATGACTGGGCTGCCCGTTGCCATTTCTCAAGAAAAAGAAATCGGAACAATGGACGGCATGATGGTTGCCCCAATTAGCCGCCTTTCCATAATCTTGGGCAAAACTTTAGCTCAGACTGCTCGCGGCTTGCTGCAAGGCGCCATTATTTTAGCATTAGCTGTAGGCTTATTCGGGGTCACTATACACGGGAACATTTTCCTAGTGTTTGGCTTGCTCCTGTTGGGAGTGTTTGCCTTCGTAGGCTTAGGCGTTGTAATCACCTCCTTTGCTAAGGACCAAGAAACCGCGCAGATGATGATGACAACGTTAATGTTCCCAATGATGTTCCTCAGCGGAGTGCTCTTCCCCATACAGCAGATGCCCTGGTACATGCAGACCATTTCACATTTCCTACCGCTCACATACGCCGCAGATGCTCTCAGAAAAGTAATGGTGCTCGGCGCAGGCATACCTGCAATCGCAAACGAACTGATAATCCTAATCGCATTCGGAGTAGTCATGACTTCCATAGCAGTACCCGTGTTCAGGCGACTGATGACAAGATAG
- a CDS encoding citrate/2-methylcitrate synthase, protein MTENTERTVVRGLKNVHAAETKISFVDPMGTLYYLGYNIDDLVENVCYEEVAYLLINKKLPTKKELKEFKALLVSEMTLPDEIIKSLKCTPKQAHPMEVLRTEVSHLSQYDADCRDNSEEANKKRAIQLIAKVPAVVAALYRLRNNKQPIASNEEVCFAENFLYMFRGTDPDDEEKKAIARFMTLHADHGFNASTFAARITASTNSDVYSAVTSAIGTLKGPLHGGASERVMYMLDDINTEEEVEDYIQGMLSNNKKIMGFGHRIYKTEDPRTKHLRGIAEKLCQSKNVAKLNLCLKIESVVYEKKSIFPNVDFYAAVTLDALGVPSQFFTPFFASSRISGWTAHILEQYEDAVLLRPSSKYVGEFGKPFVPIEQR, encoded by the coding sequence ATGACAGAAAACACCGAAAGGACCGTCGTCCGCGGATTAAAGAACGTTCACGCCGCTGAAACCAAAATCAGCTTTGTAGACCCCATGGGCACACTTTACTATTTAGGGTACAACATAGACGACCTTGTGGAAAATGTCTGCTACGAAGAAGTAGCGTATTTACTGATAAACAAGAAACTTCCAACAAAAAAAGAATTGAAAGAATTCAAAGCTCTTCTCGTGTCGGAAATGACTTTGCCCGACGAAATCATCAAAAGCCTAAAATGCACTCCAAAACAAGCGCACCCCATGGAGGTTCTGCGCACCGAAGTGTCGCATCTCAGCCAATACGACGCTGACTGCAGAGACAACTCAGAAGAAGCAAACAAAAAGAGAGCGATTCAATTAATAGCGAAAGTTCCAGCGGTTGTAGCTGCTCTATACCGGTTACGCAATAATAAACAGCCAATAGCCTCAAACGAAGAGGTCTGTTTTGCAGAAAACTTTCTCTACATGTTCCGCGGAACCGACCCAGATGACGAAGAGAAAAAAGCAATCGCCAGATTCATGACGCTCCATGCTGACCACGGGTTTAATGCATCAACTTTTGCTGCACGCATAACAGCAAGCACCAACTCTGATGTTTACTCAGCAGTCACCTCGGCAATCGGAACCCTCAAAGGCCCTTTGCATGGCGGCGCAAGTGAAAGAGTCATGTACATGTTGGATGACATAAACACCGAAGAAGAAGTTGAAGACTACATCCAAGGCATGTTAAGCAACAACAAAAAGATAATGGGTTTTGGACACAGAATATACAAAACCGAAGACCCAAGAACTAAGCACCTTAGAGGAATAGCTGAAAAACTTTGCCAGAGCAAAAACGTCGCTAAACTCAATTTGTGCCTCAAGATCGAGTCGGTAGTTTACGAGAAAAAGAGCATTTTCCCCAATGTAGACTTCTATGCTGCAGTGACGCTGGATGCTTTGGGGGTTCCCTCCCAGTTCTTCACGCCCTTCTTTGCTTCAAGCAGAATCTCAGGGTGGACAGCGCATATACTTGAGCAGTATGAAGATGCGGTGCTGCTACGGCCTTCATCAAAGTATGTGGGAGAATTTGGCAAACCCTTTGTTCCCATCGAACAAAGATGA
- a CDS encoding radical SAM protein, producing the protein MLKSKFFTHTPFFLAHAITYGCNSKCKTCSYWRMSKRTKEDMSTEAVFRLLDQAYACGMRGYYLFGGEPTTRSDIGQVVDYAKAKGYVTTMNTNGSLLAEKAGALQNLDFVFISLDYFNDYHDFIRGRRGSFKEVLDSIDQLRRVANTRVTLVTTISNLNFDAIEPMAKLARDLRVGISYNSVEPTVQSSFEAGRTSMPIRDYGLTPAQLQLFYKKLLWLKREGYPLMETDYVLKHFIEGRRWKCIFPQMFVYVSADNKIFSCTYDHTYDLTCGSFKDYFSSSLYQNQVKKAEKCNICIRTCVRGYSYAYDLVPLNSLNLLQDARILMRQNRR; encoded by the coding sequence ATGTTGAAGTCAAAGTTTTTTACGCATACGCCGTTTTTCTTGGCTCATGCAATAACCTATGGGTGTAACTCCAAATGTAAGACCTGTTCTTATTGGCGGATGTCGAAAAGAACAAAGGAGGATATGTCAACAGAGGCGGTGTTTAGGCTTCTTGACCAAGCCTACGCTTGTGGAATGCGAGGCTACTACCTTTTCGGCGGTGAACCCACCACCCGCAGCGACATCGGGCAAGTGGTGGATTACGCCAAGGCAAAAGGTTACGTGACAACCATGAACACTAACGGGTCCCTTTTGGCAGAAAAAGCGGGGGCCCTTCAGAACCTTGACTTCGTTTTTATCTCTTTAGACTACTTCAATGATTACCACGATTTCATCAGAGGCAGACGCGGCTCCTTCAAAGAAGTCCTCGACAGTATTGACCAACTTCGCAGAGTCGCAAATACAAGAGTCACCTTAGTTACGACCATAAGTAACCTAAATTTTGACGCCATCGAACCCATGGCTAAGCTTGCCCGTGACCTGCGGGTGGGCATCTCCTACAACTCGGTTGAACCTACAGTGCAGTCAAGTTTTGAGGCGGGCAGAACATCAATGCCGATAAGGGATTACGGGTTAACACCGGCTCAACTGCAACTTTTTTACAAGAAACTGCTCTGGCTCAAACGGGAAGGCTACCCGCTGATGGAAACTGATTACGTTCTTAAGCATTTTATTGAGGGCAGACGTTGGAAATGTATTTTTCCACAAATGTTTGTTTACGTGTCGGCTGACAACAAAATCTTTAGCTGTACCTATGACCACACCTACGATTTGACCTGTGGTTCCTTTAAGGACTACTTTTCAAGTAGCCTCTACCAAAATCAAGTGAAAAAAGCCGAAAAATGTAACATTTGCATCCGAACATGCGTGCGAGGTTACTCTTACGCTTACGATTTGGTACCCTTAAATTCCCTGAATCTTCTTCAGGACGCCCGCATTTTGATGCGACAAAATAGGCGCTGA
- a CDS encoding flavodoxin family protein translates to MSPNILIMYDSMTGNTEKLANSVAEGVRNVEGVTVEVQKANTVDSQSVISADGYAFGSPTHFSMMSGGTLSLLTRLYPLRDKMAGKPIAVFTTGAGGQVDALASIERTIGVFNPIFVKPGVTVEGGTSDMDKRQAVKLGERLAKVVVAHQKSQ, encoded by the coding sequence ATGAGTCCCAACATTTTAATCATGTACGATTCAATGACAGGCAACACCGAGAAACTCGCCAATTCTGTCGCAGAAGGAGTCCGAAATGTAGAAGGCGTCACTGTTGAAGTACAGAAAGCGAACACAGTGGATTCACAAAGCGTCATATCCGCCGACGGCTACGCTTTTGGTTCACCCACCCATTTCAGCATGATGTCTGGAGGTACACTATCGTTGCTGACGCGACTTTACCCGCTACGTGACAAGATGGCAGGTAAACCCATCGCGGTGTTCACCACGGGTGCAGGAGGTCAAGTCGACGCTCTCGCAAGCATCGAACGAACAATAGGTGTGTTCAACCCGATATTTGTAAAACCAGGTGTAACCGTAGAAGGCGGCACTTCCGACATGGACAAACGTCAAGCGGTGAAGCTAGGAGAAAGACTTGCAAAGGTTGTAGTAGCGCATCAAAAAAGCCAGTAA
- a CDS encoding helix-turn-helix transcriptional regulator gives MKEAQKGYIRVAILILLNRKPSHGYEIMKEIRGKTQGYWKPTAGGVYPILRNLEKDKYIEGTWQSVNNRKLKSYKITLAGQQMLRQILIKQTEIANNMNILFEEFSRTILNVEPTVNLPAMHTPFSLFLEESTIEKDIASLEKQQKEVKNMIHSLQDKLKAINGRISEKKKEAYEKIEKEQQRA, from the coding sequence ATGAAAGAAGCCCAAAAAGGCTACATACGCGTCGCTATACTTATTCTCCTTAATCGAAAGCCGTCTCACGGCTACGAAATTATGAAGGAAATTAGGGGCAAAACCCAAGGTTACTGGAAACCCACTGCAGGTGGAGTTTACCCTATCCTCAGGAATCTGGAGAAAGACAAATACATTGAAGGCACATGGCAAAGTGTCAATAACCGCAAACTGAAAAGCTACAAAATCACGCTTGCTGGGCAGCAAATGTTGAGGCAGATTCTAATTAAGCAGACGGAAATTGCCAACAACATGAATATTCTTTTTGAAGAGTTTTCCCGAACCATACTCAACGTAGAACCCACCGTTAATTTACCAGCCATGCATACACCGTTCTCACTTTTCCTTGAAGAATCAACAATAGAAAAGGACATAGCAAGCCTGGAAAAGCAACAAAAAGAAGTTAAAAACATGATTCATAGCTTGCAAGATAAACTTAAAGCCATTAATGGACGCATCTCTGAGAAGAAAAAAGAAGCCTATGAGAAAATCGAAAAAGAACAACAAAGGGCTTAG
- a CDS encoding ABC transporter ATP-binding protein, translating into MQNDPIIEVKNLTKTFNKFTAVDNISFDVKKGEIFGLLGPNGAGKSTTLRMLSTLAKPTSGTALIGGYDIVKNDNEVRKLIGIVSEKMIMYNRLTAKENLWFFGNLFNIPKGELKERIDELLELVNLTKFKDAQVGTFSTGMRQRINVVRALLNRPKVLYLDEPTLGLDPQSSVEIREFVKKLNRENGTTVIVTTHMMVDADLMCDRIAIVDHGKIVALDTSQNLKKQISGANTTIIKLEIGNLTPEILTAITKLHCSDSVIQEDATHLKMIVHGEEAFDSIIDVIRAKGGKINSMVNLQPTLEDVFLHITGHQVRDSADQKMSSTRRHGPIARPQERIR; encoded by the coding sequence ATGCAAAACGACCCAATAATCGAAGTCAAGAACCTAACAAAAACGTTCAACAAATTCACCGCGGTTGACAATATAAGCTTTGACGTCAAGAAAGGCGAAATCTTTGGGTTACTAGGCCCCAACGGCGCAGGAAAAAGCACAACCCTACGCATGCTCTCCACCTTGGCAAAACCCACAAGTGGAACTGCCCTAATCGGCGGCTACGATATAGTCAAGAACGACAACGAAGTGCGCAAACTCATCGGCATCGTTTCAGAAAAGATGATTATGTACAACCGTTTAACCGCCAAAGAAAACCTCTGGTTTTTCGGTAACCTCTTCAACATCCCCAAAGGCGAGCTCAAAGAACGCATCGACGAATTGCTTGAGCTTGTTAACCTAACCAAATTCAAGGACGCCCAAGTCGGAACTTTCTCTACGGGCATGCGGCAACGAATAAACGTGGTTCGGGCGTTGCTGAACAGACCCAAGGTGTTGTATTTAGATGAACCCACACTTGGATTAGACCCCCAATCGTCAGTGGAGATTAGGGAGTTTGTTAAAAAACTCAACCGCGAAAACGGAACAACAGTCATCGTAACCACACACATGATGGTAGACGCGGATTTAATGTGTGACCGAATAGCCATCGTTGACCACGGAAAAATCGTGGCGCTTGACACTTCCCAAAACTTGAAAAAACAAATTTCAGGAGCGAATACAACCATAATAAAACTAGAAATCGGAAACCTTACACCCGAGATTTTAACGGCAATTACAAAGCTTCACTGTTCCGATTCCGTAATTCAGGAAGACGCAACACACTTGAAGATGATTGTTCACGGCGAAGAAGCGTTTGATTCTATAATCGACGTCATAAGAGCCAAGGGCGGAAAAATAAACTCCATGGTAAACCTTCAACCAACCCTTGAAGACGTGTTCCTGCACATAACTGGGCATCAAGTTCGCGACAGCGCTGACCAAAAGATGTCATCGACGCGGCGTCATGGACCGATTGCTCGTCCACAGGAAAGGATAAGATGA
- a CDS encoding radical SAM protein: MTTRCNARCLDRCNIWAQEPYDMPLEDIKFAIDVLAQNKFTVLYLTGGETGLYPHLAEALEYAKSKGMITSLTSNGSISTIDIKRLSKSLDFLSLSVDHYDESRWDNAKHIPGISNKVKNVIRTAKACGMNLYAITFLNPAWSIDDVKRVVHYVNDELGVSFALSYPYVSSNDSTFVVGGDMREDQRKTARHVRNMVAQVLQLKLEGSDVANVSGYMKDVLRTHDGAAMKYPCKAGRSIITIDCNLNVYPCYRQRKLFNLKDRQDLNLPAVDNSVCDGKNCLINCFKEASLASSRSVLLAAAAEELASNPKFYLKIIR, translated from the coding sequence GTGACAACTAGGTGTAATGCTCGTTGCTTGGACCGCTGTAACATTTGGGCTCAAGAACCCTACGACATGCCCTTGGAAGATATAAAGTTCGCCATAGACGTTTTGGCGCAAAACAAGTTTACTGTACTGTACTTGACCGGTGGAGAAACTGGTTTATACCCCCACCTTGCTGAAGCATTGGAGTACGCGAAAAGTAAGGGCATGATAACCTCCCTAACCTCCAACGGCAGCATCTCCACCATAGACATCAAGCGGCTCAGCAAAAGCCTAGATTTCCTGTCACTCTCTGTGGACCACTACGACGAAAGCCGCTGGGATAACGCTAAACACATCCCCGGGATATCTAACAAAGTGAAAAACGTAATCCGCACGGCAAAGGCTTGCGGGATGAATCTTTACGCCATCACTTTTCTTAATCCTGCATGGAGCATTGACGACGTGAAACGTGTTGTGCATTACGTTAACGACGAACTTGGCGTGTCTTTTGCCTTGTCTTACCCATATGTTTCCTCCAACGACAGCACTTTTGTGGTTGGTGGAGACATGCGTGAAGATCAACGCAAGACTGCCCGGCATGTTAGAAACATGGTGGCTCAGGTTCTGCAGCTGAAGCTTGAAGGCTCCGATGTGGCTAATGTTTCAGGCTACATGAAAGATGTGCTAAGAACTCACGACGGAGCAGCAATGAAGTACCCGTGCAAAGCCGGCAGGTCCATAATCACAATTGACTGCAACTTGAACGTTTACCCCTGCTATCGGCAGCGAAAACTCTTCAACCTCAAAGACCGGCAAGACCTAAACTTGCCGGCTGTGGACAACTCGGTATGCGACGGCAAAAACTGCCTCATCAACTGTTTCAAAGAGGCTTCTCTTGCTTCCTCGCGTAGTGTTTTGCTGGCTGCAGCAGCTGAAGAATTAGCCTCTAACCCAAAATTCTACCTCAAAATTATCCGTTGA
- a CDS encoding ABC transporter ATP-binding protein, with protein MTNPSIEAVNLSKTFGPFPAVTNLNLKIEGSKCVGFLGPNGAGKTTTLKMFTDLIQPSAGQTLINGFNVRLNKKEALASVGTLIETPEVYPSLTPREALMMIAELRGVPASERSQKIETALSEVHMEEWIDKRVGKFSKGMKQRICIASALLSNPTILLLDEPTTGLDPRGMSEVREIVKSLKSKRRLIFMSSHLLSEVSEVCDEVAMIDHGKLIIYDTIPNVAAKFAGGGNVVEVELQRSIDQNVLDQTIAGFPDVMGVDKKDDTTLRIKFSGGLAVQERLLADLVKLNIGVISYKPSSSELEDAYLKLIKNTV; from the coding sequence TTGACAAACCCCTCCATCGAAGCCGTGAACCTTTCCAAAACCTTCGGCCCTTTCCCCGCCGTAACAAATCTAAACCTGAAAATTGAGGGCTCAAAATGCGTTGGCTTTCTGGGCCCCAACGGCGCGGGAAAAACGACCACGCTTAAAATGTTCACCGACCTAATTCAGCCTTCAGCGGGGCAAACTCTGATAAACGGGTTTAACGTGCGTCTCAACAAAAAAGAGGCGTTGGCTTCCGTTGGTACTTTGATTGAAACCCCTGAGGTTTACCCTTCTTTGACGCCTCGAGAAGCGCTTATGATGATTGCTGAGCTCAGAGGTGTACCCGCAAGCGAACGCAGCCAGAAAATTGAAACTGCCCTTTCAGAAGTTCACATGGAAGAGTGGATTGACAAACGGGTCGGCAAGTTCTCCAAAGGCATGAAACAACGCATATGCATCGCCTCGGCGCTTCTCAGCAACCCTACTATCCTGTTGTTAGATGAACCGACCACTGGGTTGGACCCGCGTGGAATGAGTGAAGTTAGAGAAATCGTGAAATCCCTCAAAAGCAAAAGACGCCTCATTTTCATGAGTTCTCACCTCTTAAGCGAAGTCTCGGAGGTCTGTGACGAAGTTGCCATGATTGACCACGGGAAACTAATCATCTACGACACAATCCCCAATGTGGCAGCCAAGTTTGCTGGAGGAGGCAACGTCGTTGAAGTTGAGTTGCAGCGTTCGATTGACCAAAATGTGCTGGACCAGACTATCGCTGGTTTTCCCGATGTTATGGGCGTCGATAAAAAAGATGACACAACGCTTCGAATAAAGTTCAGCGGTGGCTTAGCGGTTCAAGAGCGGCTTCTTGCGGATTTAGTCAAGCTGAACATTGGTGTTATCAGCTACAAGCCTTCTTCGTCGGAGCTTGAAGACGCCTACCTTAAACTGATAAAGAATACGGTGTGA
- a CDS encoding ABC transporter permease: MSNLNGVAENVVPSSIKQVGIITKYTFLDYFRSRRFLILAVITLLIGFLLTFAVGYYDPPIFKSSALNFYSNWWGSVTTFVVILSGIFFGGDAISGEFQNKTGYFSIPNPIRRSSIYIGKWLAAFTASSVILGIFTVITLGNGLFYFGFDIPVQFWESLLFTWIYLVSVLGFTFFFSALFKSSSIAILTTVILFLFAFNIIELVVTVFAQVEPWFILTYGAGIISNVFSVPYPPHITVIDAGPLNITTFVATIPEGIAIMSAYFLVTFILGLLLFQRKEFT, encoded by the coding sequence ATGAGCAACCTAAATGGAGTTGCAGAAAACGTGGTGCCCAGTAGCATCAAACAAGTCGGCATAATCACCAAATACACTTTTCTGGATTACTTCCGCTCACGCAGGTTCCTCATACTCGCTGTCATCACGTTGCTGATTGGTTTCTTGCTCACTTTCGCAGTAGGCTACTACGACCCTCCTATCTTCAAGTCGAGTGCACTTAATTTTTACTCCAACTGGTGGGGCAGTGTAACCACCTTCGTTGTTATCCTCTCTGGCATCTTTTTTGGAGGAGACGCCATCTCAGGCGAGTTCCAAAACAAAACAGGCTACTTCAGCATTCCCAACCCCATCAGACGCTCCTCAATTTACATCGGAAAATGGTTAGCGGCTTTCACTGCTTCCTCAGTCATTTTGGGCATATTTACCGTGATAACCCTTGGCAACGGGTTGTTCTATTTCGGATTTGATATTCCAGTTCAGTTCTGGGAGTCTCTTCTCTTCACGTGGATATACTTAGTGTCTGTTCTTGGCTTCACCTTCTTCTTTAGCGCTTTATTCAAAAGCAGCTCCATTGCGATTTTAACAACCGTTATTCTGTTTCTTTTCGCCTTCAACATCATCGAATTAGTCGTAACCGTCTTTGCCCAAGTAGAACCCTGGTTCATACTTACTTATGGCGCCGGGATAATCTCAAACGTGTTCTCAGTGCCCTACCCTCCGCACATCACCGTAATCGACGCTGGTCCTCTGAATATAACCACGTTTGTCGCAACAATACCCGAAGGAATTGCAATCATGTCGGCGTATTTCCTCGTCACCTTCATACTGGGGTTGCTGCTGTTCCAGAGAAAGGAATTTACATAA